The Argentina anserina chromosome 5, drPotAnse1.1, whole genome shotgun sequence genome includes the window cgtttttctaattaaacgatccgacaacgtttccgttttcgtttcgaaatgtcgcgaACCACCAATTGTcgttttgaattaatttcacaaatttaacAAATTAAAAATACTCGATAATTAGTTCtgaaaaattcgggttattacaattcaATCACAAAATTTAGAGTTTAAAaaggtaaaatttattaaacacAAATCACATGATCACATTGGTTACTTTAATCTAATCTAATACTAAATCTTACACAAATCTCATTAGCACATGAAGACCCCTTAACTTatttaaacacaaaatttgGAGTTTATAAATTAAATAGGTCAAATTTGAGAAGATTATGAACTAAATCCTCAAGATCCAATACATATTGAGCAACAAAACACTAATTCTAGCACAAACTAAGTAATCTAACATTAAAATTAACACAAAATTACAATATAAACTCTTACCCAAACCACCAATATACtctaatttccaattaaaTTCAAACTTCAACCTCAATCTAGCATTATATAGGACAACAATGATGAATAAAGAAATGAAGCTTATACTAACCTCTTTATAAATCAATGACAAAGGAGaagaacaagctttcaatcccaaaaattgaaatttttcaCTCTATGAATAGTAGATCACAACAAAATTTCAGCATTTTAGATCCAAAATTGTGCTGTCTTTAAGAGCAGGTGATCACTACCTAGATATTTAAAAACTGAGGCGACGGACATTGGGTAAGTTCATCTCCTCAACCCACTTCAAGCGACGAGATAAAAAGTTGTCGCCTCAGTCTAACATTGAAGCGACGAAACCCAAAGTTCGTCACCTGAACGTACTGAAGCGACCACTTGGTTATTCCTTGAGACGAAGCCTAATTCCGTCGTCCCAGTGTAATTGAGGggacaaaaaaaatgtttcCGTCGTCCAAGTGTAAATCTGGCGTAGTGTGAGTTTAATGACTGAGAATCTGAGATTCATTTAGTTATAATACAATGCGAATATATGATTTGGAACGTGGAAGCATGTGCATGTGAAATTAAAGAGAGAAACAGAGGAAGAGTCACTGCGCGTTGGGTATTAATTAGAGCATAATGGTGAGTTTTGTGCGTGCCGGTGTCATATGGCAACATGTGGTAAATCACTAAATCTCCATTGAATTCAAAGTTGGAAAGCCTGATCGATGAGCTTCTTTTCGTGACACCCATCTCACATCACATGCAGGTGcttattttcacaaatcaagCAAAGTAATATGGATGTTTGTATTAGTTTTTTTATAGAAGCAAAGCCGAAACAGCAGTCCCTAAGCCATTATTATTACTAAAATAACATATTACAAAGGGATATAGATCTTTAATCCCAAATTACAGCAATTTAATAAAGAAATATCCTGAAATCATAACAGAAATCTCAATGAGATATATAACTGTTATTGATATAACCATGTTTTCATTGGGTCTATgtctttttttattaaacattttataaattataaaacgAGTGATAGGCGGTAGCTTTTCGGCTATAACGCGCCTCTTTTCTTAGGGTTTGGTGCTTAGCAAATTGCCTTAAATATGTTATTATAAAAGCCTAATATCGCCTAACTTTTGATTTATATACACACAAAAAAGTTGGAAAATGGACTCATACTTGTTAGATCTTCCTTTCTCACACGTGAAACTAGCTAGAGTGTCATGGTACTTGGAAAGCATCATCACACGTTATCTTAAGGAACTCGGTAAAATTGAATCTGACTTATATTAGAATACGATATTATCGAATTTTAATTCTAATAAGAAAGAACGAAAATTAGGACCTTATAATAACATCACCCTATGTATACTCTTATGCTTATAGTTAGTTTTCAAATAATTGAGATAAAAACGGAAAAGTTTCAGACATCACTGTTTTACTTGAGAGCTtaatgtcacatcccgccaaacttagccatttttaccttgagcattttTGAAGCAAGCATGGCTCAAGGAAGATTACGGAAGACACTTGAGCATTCTAGGTGAATCTGAAAAAATGACGGAACTCTTTGGAAGTTCATAGAAGGTCCAAGAAGGTGTTAGAAGTCTCCTGAAGAATGGGGGAAGCCTTGGGACATCTCCGGATTTCTCTAGAACCATGGAGAGGCTAAGGGAACAAGACCACTCAAGAACTCTCTAGAAGACTCAAGGTGCATCTTAGATTTATGTAAACTTGTATAGAGTTATCTAGAAATCTCTACACTTGTACATAATCCTGGAATCCTCTAGAACTAGTGATATAGGAggaggaggcctataaatagcaaggaaCCCCTCACATTTGAGACATCAAGCAAGAAACCatcaagcatacttgtaagctttctttctttgttcaaTACAAGTTATCTTTAGAGATTTtttctttgcctttcaattgttctagcagggcgATTGTGAGAGTAAAACTGACTTAGTATAAGGAACTTGCTAAGGCTGCACAAGTAGCATAGCAAAggagtaagctcgtgacaggtggtatcagagccgaagTTCGATCAAGAGGCTAGCTCGACACAATGGCAAAGAATGGCAATCTTGTTGGTAGTGTTTCCGATGACACGCAAGTGAAAGGTCGCGAAGAATTTGTCAACCCGACGGTTCCAAAGAAGGAACGGCTCAAGAACGCGTTAGCTTTAATCGACTAATGACTAACTCAAGTGGAGGAGAGCGTGAGTGGCATGGGGGCCCAGGTGGAAGACTTAGAGGCGGAGGACGCCGCAATCCACACTGCGATCAAGGGCATGATGCTCAAGCTAGATGAGTCCTTGCGGGGTGAGATAGACAAGGTTCACGACGAGTTCATAGGGGAACTCGCTCGGATGCGTGAAGTACAAGAATGGAGCATAATAGCATGCTTGTACGCATGGAGGAGATGCAGGCAGATTTTGCACGCATGGAGGCAATGTAGGTAGATCTTGCTCTATACAAGCGCGCACTAGCCGCAGGGACTAGCACCAGCAACACCGTAGAAGCcaagcaaatcaaagtgcGAAAGCCAAAGAGCTTCGGAGGGATGCGCAATGCTCGAGAAGTAGACAACTTCTTATGGGGGCTAGATCAATACTTTGGGGCCGTAGGCATCATGGAGGAGGATGCCAAGATAAAGACCGCGACTCTATATCTCACTGACACTGCCATGTTATGGTGGAAGAGAAGGCGAGGAGATATCGAAAGAGGTACGTGCACCATCTCTACTTTTGATGACTTTGTTAAAGAGCTTAAGAGGCAATTTTATCCCGAGAATGCCGAGGATGACGCAAGAGCTCGCTTGCGAACGCTCAAGCACATGAGCCCTATTCATGATTATATTAGAGATTTCACTAACTTGGTGCTTGAGATCCCTGACTTGTTCGACAAGGATGCTCTCTTTAACTTCATAGATGGTCTCCAATCATGGGCCAAGACAGAGCTTAGGCGACGTGGAGTGCAAGACCTTGCCACCGTCACCGCCATAGCCATGGCCGAGGGCTTAGTTGATTTCTCAAGTTCAAGGGAGTCCATTAAGcccaaggagaagaagagcaacTATGCCAAAGGTGGGGGAGATAAAGCCAACGCAAGGAAGTGCCCCGCCATGAGAGCTACTTGGCAAGATTCAAGGATAAAGGCAAGCCAAGGGACATGCAGAGTTCGGACAAGCCTAATGACAATAAGTGCTCCTATGCGATGGTCCGCATTGGGCTAGGCATTGCCCACAAAGGAGAGCTCCAAGCGCACTTAGAAAGTCATCAAGGCGGGAATGAAGCCGAGGGTGGCAATCAAGGTGCACACTTGGGGTTTTTACAAGTGCTCAATGTAATCCGTTGTATACCCAAGGTCCAAGCCAAATGTTTGCTCTTCACGGATATCAACATAGGTGGGAAACCAACAACGGCAATGCTCGACACGGGGGCAACCCATAACTTCATTTCCATTGAGGAGACACGCATGCTAGGACTCAAGCCAACTAATGGAGAAGGCTCCATCAAGGCGGTTAACTCACCTGCCCACCCCATACATGGAGTAGCTCGAGGAGTCAAGACAAGCGTAAGAGCTTGGTATAGGAACCTAGACTTCCCGATAGTGCCGATGGATGACTACAAGGTAGTCTTGGGGTTGGAATTCCATGatcaagtcaaggcattcccAGTACCATTCGCCAATACCTTATACATAATGGATGGCGAGAGGTCGTGCATGGTGCCAATAACTTGAGGAGCAAAGCAAGACATCAAGGTGTTGTCGGCATTGCAATTCAAGAAAAGCATCAAGAGGGAAGAGGAGAGCTACTTGGCCATCCTTAGTGAGTTCGATGACGAGGAGCCAAAGCCACAAGATGACATGCCCAAGGAGGTAGCAGCAGTTCTTGAGGAGTTCAAGGATGTATTACCCGCGGAGCTGCCCAAGAGACTACCCCCAAAGAGAGAGATCGACCATGAGATAGAGTTGGAACCAGGGACCAAACCACACGCCATGGGCGCCTACCGCATGGCGCCTCCGGAGTTAGCAGAGCTAAGGAGGCAATTGAAGAAGCTTTTGGACgcggggttcattagacctttGAAAGCCTCTTTCGGTGCCCCGGTCTTattccaaaagaagaaggacgGATCTCTACGTATGTGCATCGACTATAGGACACTCAACAAGATCACGGTAAAGAACAAATACCCTATTCCTCTTATTGCCGATTTATTTGATCACTTGCGTCATGCACGATACTTCTCAAAGTTAGAGCTTCGATCAGGATACTACCAAGTGCGCATTGCGGAGGGAGATGAGCCAAAGACCGCATGCATCACAAGGTACAGTTCTTATGAATTTCTAGTTATGCCTTTTGGTCTAACTAAACTAATGCACTGGCGACATTTTGCACCTTGATGAACACAAATTCCACCCCTACCTTGATCGGTTCGTGGTCGTCTACTTGAACGACATAGTGGTGTATAACAAGACCTTGCAGGAGCATGTATAGCACTTGCGGGAAGTGCTTAAGGTATTGGGGAGAACCAGCTATACATCAAGATGGAGAAATGTTCTTTTGCCAAGCCGGAGGTGTCGTTCTTAGGGCACAAGATCAAGGATGGCAAGCTTATGATAACTGACCttctcaagaaaaaaaaaaggcatggGAATAGACAACGGAGTGTGAAGAAgcctttgaagacttgaagaaggCGATATGTGAGATGCCCATGCTTAGCCTACCGGATCACTCCAAGCCGTACGAAGTACACACCGATGCTTCCAACTTTTCCATTGGCAGAGTTCTCATGTAAGAGGGGAATCCAATTGCCTATGAGAGTCAAAAGCCTAATGACACAGAGCGGCGCAACACCATgcaagagaaggagatgacTGCCATCATCTATTGCCTTCGAGTGTGGCGACATTACTTGCTTGGGACCAAGTTTGTGATCTTGACCGACAATGTAGCAACAAGCTACTTCCAAACCCAAAAGAAGCTAAGTCCAAGCAAGCAAAGTGGCAAGACTTCTTGGCGGAGTTTGACTACACCATGAAGTACAAGCACGGAAAGATGAACGTGGTAGCGGATGCACTAAGCCGCAAAGCGGAATTTGCAAGCATTTCTCAAGTCACTAGCCCATTGCTAAGCAAGATCAAAGAGGGACTAAGGGTAGACCCTCAAGCACAAAGCCTCATTACCTTAGTAAAGGAAGGCAAAACCCGGAGGTTTTGGCTAGACGACTACCTTCTCTACACGAGAGGCACCCCACTTGCGGAAGGAGCTTATCAAGGAATGTCATGATTCCAAATGGGCTGAAGTCCACCCAGGTATGAAACACACACTTGCCTTGTTAAAGTCCACATATTATTGGCCTAGGATGCGTGATGGGGTCGAGGAGTACGTGCGGACGTGTCTCGTTTGTCAACAAGACAAGGTAGTCCAGCAATAGCCGGGGGGCTTGCTAGACCCCTTACCCATACTAGAGAGACCATGGGAGAGTGTCTATATGGACTTCATCACTTGCGTGCCGAAGTCCGAGGAGTTTGGGAGCATCATTGTTGTGGTGAACATATTTAGCAAGTATGCAACCTTCATGGCCGCATCAGCCGACTGCACAGCATAGGAGACAACAAGGCTATTCCTACGCAATGTAGTCAAGTTTTGGGGAGTTTCAAGAAACATTGACAGCGATAGAGACCCGCGCTTCACGGGAAGATTTTGGATGGAGCTGTTCAAGATGCTAGGGACGGACTTGAACTTTTCAACAAGCTTCCATCCACAAAGCGACGGTTAGACAGAACACGTTAATGCTCTCTTGGACCTATACTTGCAGCACTATGTGAGTGCCAACCAAAAGGATTGGGCCAAGCTTCTAGACGTGGCGCAGTTTTCCTATAACCTGCAGCAAAACGAGGCCACCAACAAAAGTCCTTTTGAAATTATGTTAGGACAGTAGCCTACAACCCCTCTATCCCTTGCCACTCGCTATAAAGGGAAGAGTCCAGCCACGTTCAAGTTTGCCAAGTCATGGCATAAGCAAACAAAGTTAGCTCGAGCGGCGTTGCACAAGGCTaccaagaagatgaagaagtgggCGGACAAAAAGAGGAGGCATGTCGAGTTTAAGGAAGGCAACCTTGTACTTATGAAACTCTTGCCGCAGCAGTTCAAGGCCTTTAGGAAGGTGCACAAGGGCTTCATTCGCAGGTATGAAGGACCGTTTGAGGTAATCAAGCGAAAAggcaaagtttcattcaaGCTCAACCTCCCGCACAAGTTAAAGATACATCTCGTCTTCCACGTGAGTATGTTGAAGCCCAACAACGAGGACTAGGAAGACCCATCAAGTGGGATATCGCATAAGGCACCTACATCggtcatcaccaacttcgagaAGGAAATCAATAAAGTACTCGCAGATCGGGTCATTTGACGTCGAGGCGTGCCAAGTTACAAAGAGTACCTCATCAAGTGGAGAAATTTGCCTGATATGGAAGCAAGCTGGGTGTCCGAGGATACGCTTTGACAGTTCAAGGACAAAATCCAGCAATACAACGAAGCGCGATGAGGGCATCGCGGGCTTTGGTGGGGGagaatgtcacatcccgccaaacttaACCATTTTTACCTTGAGTATTTTTGAAGCAAGCATGGCTCAAGGAAGATTACGGAATAAATGGAAGATAGATCGAGATGGAGGTCCCAACTGTAAGTGAGGAGCTGGTAGAGAAGAAACATTGTATATGTTTTGGCAAAGCTAGCAACTGCAGTACGTCTACACCGTAGTGCGTGGCATCACATTCATCATGCATTATGGTCCAGCTGCTGCAGGGACCTCCCTCTGGATCTTATCTTAGGCTTAGCTCTATATACATGCTCATAGAGTCATAGTCATAACTTTATAtatacaaagaaaaatcaaacgaCGCCCACAAAGGCACAAAGTCTGCACACATGCGGGGTATCTGGTTGACTATCAGTAACAAAAGCCAATCTTAATGATTCGAACCTACTAGCTTACACTACACACTCGATTGCTGGCTACCAATTGACTGATCGACACTCACTCAGTCCCGCACAACTAGTTAGACTTCAGTATATGTTGCCCTAAGAGATGACCTCAGTTCTGCCAGTTACTTCTGATAAGAATCGAATGCATGCTACTGATCCCACTTCCTATTTCAATCTTGATTGTTTTGAGCTACAGATCAAGAGATATATAGACCAACTTTGTTTTCATCCTACTCTCTACGTCCGCGTGATCACGCAAAGAATAATTATCATTCTACGATATTGTCAGgaagcttctattcatacttcCAAAAACGGTATATAGATCTTCTTACTAAGAAGACCTCCATTTTGCTTTTATAGATacctaaaatattatttagacCTCCAAAGTTTTCTTAAAATGCCcattatctaatttgatatatcaaatcatactattatctattaatttctttcatactctatttcaaattcatttattatatacaactcgaaaaatgcataataatcacacaaactatcttctcgaattaattcgatcatccactcgttttctaaattcataataaattagtaaactatatttttcatccattgatagtaacatcaacgtatatgaaatatttttaACCTCTAATTAACCAGTTTTATTCATCAACGTATATGTAATATTCTAACCTCTCATGAACGAGTtttaatttactgttcaccgaccgccaccaatcatcaccaaatttcaccaccacaacctaaacaacatttccaacaacttcctagttgacaccaaggtctaaatccgagtctaaacagtccaaacaacgaagaacatgaaatcggcactattcacaaaccctagaaattgaaattttgattcgggtacttacacttcgatttggctcgatttcttttgtgggaatgttgctgggactgagacaagcaaaaccccctaAGAATcttgagccatggtggccggaggaggcggcgccgccacagtagtaacttccggcggttgctacaccgtgtgtggttgtcgccggagtgcaaggcgtagcccaaaagatggagctcgtcgagcccgtcagtttgataggtggcacggcacgaggcgacgtcggatggtggagaaatcggccggagaaggtttttgggtcgggagaacagtacccgagctcgggtgaacagtaccccgatctgatttttagaaaaaatctgattttctgatttttaatctcctctccttccttttatactatttccaaaatcggaaacgaacttccgacgttaataacttttgcatccgacgtccgattcgaacgcatgacgtgtccacgaattcgtatcgatgagctctacgactttcgtgaaggaagtttttgcaaccgagcgatggaataaaagtcgatctatacgttgcggtaacgttacgttttctaattaaacgatccgagaacgtttccgtttttgttttgaaatgtcgcaaacctccaattgtcgtcttgaattaatttcacaagtttaacacttaaaaaatactcgacaattagtttctaaaaattcgggttattacataaacaaaattataatagaGAATCTGGTGCATCTACTAATTTTCGTAAAAAGCTAAACATACTCTGTAAAATAGTTTAAAACTTTCTACTGATAAAGATGCTCTTAGCTGAATTCACATGGTTAGTCACAGAGGCAGAGGCGGAGGTACGTAGGCGCTTACTACCTCTCATGCacccaatggtctaaataacgGTTATCGGCaccgtatcggttttgtaaaataaggatataacggggatgtatcgagatatatcggattatatcggatttatcgtttttgctaatttttaattaaatttaatataattataaaaatatacatcaaaatataccaaataaacttgagaaattaaaacttatagaagtatagctactaaataaacttcataaaaaaatatttgattattttgacaattaaaatacattaataatattaattaataaaaataaaggtgatcattcatcataaactctctcgtcaTTGAATGTTATCAacgaaattttcatttttttaaattattttttcaaaacgacgtggttttaaaaaaatattttaaaaaaaggcaccgatatatcgggtcaaacaaagatgatcattcatcataaacaCTCTCGTCATTGAATGTTATcaacaaaattttcattttctttaaattattttttcaaaacgacgtggttttaaaaaaaaaatttttaaaaagggcaccgatatatcggtttgacccgatatatcgtcatttgacttgatttttcgggttgaccgatataatagaccgataagcaacttatcgtatcgttttcttaatattaGGGATATATCAGGGATATATCgaggatatatcgggatatttagaacattgcatGCACTAGTAGTTTATGTATATTTACCCCTTTTAACATTTGCATGAGTGATAGTTTGGTACAATGGTTGGGTGGCATTTATTTCTCCTAGGCTAGTAGGTTGCTATTTTGAATTACGATGCTAATAGGTGCATCACATCTCAATTTTAGATTTAgtcattttttatttcttcgtaaaagtaaaataatgtcatttttatttgaaataaaataaaaaaatgtctGATATATCGGATTTTAACCATGAAATAGTGTTGACTGATAACTTTTGAAAGGATATAAAtgatatcgtatcgttttcttaatatcagGAATATATCaaggatatatcgagatatttagaacataaCTCATACCTCAGCCACCTCTTATACCACACAATTGTGGTACCAGTACAAACACTAATTGACTGTTATATTTGCTAATTGCAAAAGCAAATGCATCCTTAAGGTATGATATGTCATCGATCAGTTGATTGATCGATGATGAGAGTATCTAGCCAGGTACAAAATGCATTTTGTAACAATAGGTTTGGAGTTCGTAAAATTGAAAGGACATGCGATAAAACATGCAGTGACTCTAAAATTGTTATCACTGTACTGTTTAATCTATAGTTAATTAAGTACATGTAACTCTATTTTAATCAATGATCTTATGCATACATATATGTTCAAATTACTTAGTACTACTGAAACATTCAAAATCACAGTTGTTTAGCAGTTTAGGTCTAATCTTTGAATAGATCTTAATGTAATAATTTATGCATGTCGAGGATTTCGTGAACCGTAAACACGTAAAGTGCTGTGGATCGAAACCCCTGGTTACTTCTAATTGACAACTTGAGTACTAGCTAGATagagaaaaataattaagaCCGTACCAaagggaaagaaaaagaaagatagaTGAATTGGATGATCGACCTCTACTGGATGGACATGTACATAAGTTGTCTGTAACCCTAATTCAGCACCTTCCATGCAACACCGCAATTCAGACATACATAATGGCTAGATATATATCACATGTTACTGAACGaccacaacaacaaaaaggaTGAATAAGATAAACCCCATCAATCAACCGCCAGAGAAGTTATATATGGCATTAGATCATATATATGGCTTCACTATATTAATGTAAACTCAAGGACATCATATCGAATAATAGTAGCACTTCATTAATTAGAATACTAGATCTACAAATTAAGTCTgccagaaaaatgaaaaagatgtAGAGATCATTAAGAGTCAGCTAGttaaagaaatcaaaattcaGTAGCAGCTATAGCTAGAATCAGCTAGCTAGCATAATTAACTGGTAGAGGCAGTGTATCGAGGATAgagcaaatatatatatgcagttgGGTTTTAGTTGatgataaatataaatatatattatggaTTACTTGAATGGATTGGTGTTGTACTGATATGGCGCCCGGTTTGGCTCTGAGATTGGAGTCCAGTCCCAAAGGCGGTCGGAGAAAGCAGTTACTGGAAGTCCGTTGGGGGAGAGCTGAGACTGCGACGGTGGCGGAGGTACCAATGGGAAAGGACTGGAGAATTGGTTAACTACGTTGCTGGGTACGTGGTGGTGGTGTTGGTGATGATTATGACCATGAACATCATAGTATTGTTGTACATTTAGAGCTTGCTGATTGGCAATGTTGGAAACTGCTTGCTGCTGTTGGTAATTCAATAGTCTTTGAAGATCATCAATTGCATTAGACGTGGTTGGAACAGAAGAACCGGCGAACAGCAATGTTTGCGTCTTCGAGTGATGGTGGTGCTGCTGCAAGAATGTCGACATTCCTTCTTGTTCGGCATGATCATCGAGATGTAGGACTCCTCCATGGTGATGAGGATGTAGGCCGagtggtgatgatggatgatgAATTGCAGGAATATTAGGGGCACTACCACGCAAGCCAACCCCAAGCGTGCTTGTCACATCCGAGTTCCCGCTACTTCCTTCCGTTTCATTGATCTTTGGATCCGCCGCCACCTGatcttgatgatgatgaagtttCTGTACAGATTGGCCAAGTGTCAATGAGCCTCCGTTGAAGTTAAAATTAGCTTGGAGTTTTTCCATCAAACTACTGTTAATGCTGTGCTGCTTCTTATTTGAGAGGGACGATGATGAAGACTGAGCCGGTAATGATCTTGATGAGGATGCCCCATTAGCATGAGTGGCGGCTCTGGATGACAATCGAGGCAGCGATGGGTGGTCTTCCACTCCGGGTCTCTTGTAAACTCGGCAGAGGGATATTTCTCCCTGCAAAtcaattaaacaaaattaaattcaaatcTCTGCGCTCATGTGGTTCACCTAATTAACTTAGAGGTCAGGGTTTGcatataaaaatcaaaactagaatAGGAAATGTTGAAATTGATGAATTTCAGTCTTGTTcttgtatatattttcttaatttgctCCCAATCAACACGCTTCTTCTGCTAATTATCTATGATGACGAACAGCAGAACcaagagaaaaaggaaaaaagtgaCATGCATCTTAACGTTGTTCATGTGTTGAACATTGAAATAAGAGGTAGGTTTAAAAACACTTGCAATGCTTCGATC containing:
- the LOC126795082 gene encoding NAC domain-containing protein 35 gives rise to the protein MAIAARRMSHEEDESNKQQGHHLDEVDDEHEHDMVMPGFRFHPTEEELIEFYLRRKVEGKRFNVELITFLDLYRYDPWELPAMAAIGEKEWFFYVPRDRKYRNGDRPNRVTTSGYWKATGADRMIRSENFRSIGLKKTLVFYSGKAPKGIRTSWIMNEYRLPHHETERYQKGEISLCRVYKRPGVEDHPSLPRLSSRAATHANGASSSRSLPAQSSSSSLSNKKQHSINSSLMEKLQANFNFNGGSLTLGQSVQKLHHHQDQVAADPKINETEGSSGNSDVTSTLGVGLRGSAPNIPAIHHPSSPLGLHPHHHGGVLHLDDHAEQEGMSTFLQQHHHHSKTQTLLFAGSSVPTTSNAIDDLQRLLNYQQQQAVSNIANQQALNVQQYYDVHGHNHHQHHHHVPSNVVNQFSSPFPLVPPPPSQSQLSPNGLPVTAFSDRLWDWTPISEPNRAPYQYNTNPFK